TCTGCGAACCCTGGAGACTTTCTGTTTCCATCTTCAGAATCCTATGGCGAATCTGCTCAGGTTCGTAGTGGCGGTTGGGTGGGGAGGTGGTATTCAGTTCGCGGGAACCGCGAACGGGCCTGCCTTGCGGCAGACTCAGAGGAGGCTCGCCTTTTCTGGGTTGGCGGTTAGCAGGCGAAAAGACTTGAGGTAATGGCGCGTCGTCGTTATCTAAAGGTTTTTCTTCTCGGGTGACACCGGTGACACTACTTCCTGGTGACACCGGTGACACTACCTTTTCGGGGGATGAGGTAGCTTCCGACCTTTTCTTCCAAAGTTTCTTCAGGTCCTCGCTCTTGCTTCCCAATGCCTCATCGACAGACTTCGGAAGGCGGTAGCTGGCACCGCTCCAAAATGGATGCTCGGAATTCAGGATGTAGAGATTTGGAGCCTGATCTCGAAGGGTCTTGTTGAATTTCGGAACGAATCCGTGCTGGGACTCGCAGTATTCAACCGCGTCCGTTCGCTTCTTGAATTTTTTGACAGTGAAGATGCCTAGTTCACTGATAACCGCTATATGACGCTTGGCGGTCCGGCTGCTGATTCCGACAAGTCTTGCCAGTCCTGCTGCGGACAGCCAGCAGACCTCGCAATCGCTTGCGGGATCGAGGTAGTCGATCATTATTGCCAGGGATTCGCGAATTTCACGCGGTAGGCATTTGGAGTATCTCGCCCTCTTCGCTCCTTGTGAGCGTCGGGCATATGCCTGTTTAGAAGTTTTCATCTGCCAATCCAATTCGAATCGATTTGGTATGGCGGACGACTGGGGGCAGGGGTATCGGTTATCACCCGCCCCCAGTCGCTCGGTCTCTCGACCTTTTCTTTCAATACATGTGATTCGTCTAACCGAATATTTCCGATTTCTCGGCCCGCCAGAGCCTCCGAAATCAGTTCAACGTAACTTTGCCCGAGAGCAGTACCCCTATGTACGCACGGAAAAATTCCCGAAGTAAATAAACGCACAACAGGGACAGCTCTTTCGGAGTTGGCAACAGCGAGGGGGCAAGCTCATCACAGGGTTTGCCCCCTCGTCGTATACACCCAGAAAAACGCCGAAGGCTGGGCATTTCCCTGGTCCGCAGACGCTCGAAAAAAGTTTCCGGAAAATTCGCCGAAGCCCTTGACCTGCCGTGGGGAGAGGTCAATCATGCCAGCGTTCACTTCAGGTGACGCCGACAGGTCCGTTAATCTCCCGCGAGAACTGGGACAGAAAGCGTCGGCATCTTTCACCTCCGTGAGCAGTCACGAGACATCGATTTAGCGACTAGCGGTTGGGTTGCTTCCTCGATTCCGAGTCAAAAACGGCTCGTCTCGTGCGACTGCCCGCGTAGAGGTTTCTAGTCCAGCACGACTTCCGAGTTGGCACCGCATTGCGGGCAACCCTTTCTCATATAGGAAAGTTTGTTGCCATGTCCGAAAGTAATCAGAGCCGCCTGAACGATTACTGGAGAAAAGCTGAGCGTGCTCCGAAGAATTATCGAGGAGGCCGGTTTACGATCAACGAGCAAGTCAACCTGCTCGCTCCGCATCTGTTGCTGGCCTATTTTGAAGGTCGCGAGGTTTCACCATCCCAGTTGCTTCTCGATGAACTCGAATACGCGAGGCGAGGAATTACGGGTGCGAACGGAATCGGCGATGTCATCGGTGCTCGTGGCTTCGGTCTTTATCGTAGCAGTAGGGGAGTCGAGCCTTCTTTTGAAAACGCGCGACTCATTCTTGGCAAAGCTGGAGATCTCACGGTAGTCGCGAAACAATTGGGCTTCGAAACCAAAGATGATCTTCAATTGGCGATCGTCGCTCGTGCCTGCGATGAATTTCCCAAAGGAACGTGGGAAGACGAGCCCGAAGTGCTGGAGGCCCTAGGCTTCGCAAGCAGAGAAGAGCTGCTTGAGACAGTAGAGAAATTACCTGCTCCATCCTTGGCGAACTAAATCGTTGGGGAACTCGTGACGCGGGATGCATTGCGTCCCGCGCCATTTTAATTTCGAAAGGAGCAGGTATGACAAAAGAAGATGAGAAAATCTATCCGAACAATATCGCCGACTTATTTTGCGATGTGTTTGATGTGAAATATCGCAAGCAACAGCTGTATGTATACAAGGATGGAGCCTACTCGCCTGTCACCGACGAGTGGCTTTTCAATCAGATGTCTTACATTACTAGAGAGCTGGGGCGCGAGAGCCTAAGGATGGTGAAAGATGCTGCGGAGTTGGTGAAATATCGTCACTACCTCGAAGGTGGACATCAGCCATTTTGGCTCTGTAACCCGAATGAAATGGCATCAGCTCTGTTAATGTCGAATGGCATTCTCGATTTTTCACCGATGCTTGCTGAAGACCCTATTGCGCCTCAGCTATTGGCGTTCAATCCTGGACTGTTTGCGACGGCTAGATGCGACTATCCGTTTCAGCTGGGAATTCGCTGTAGTGAATTCGACTCCTTCTTGGACTGGTTTACCTGTGGGGACGGGCAGCTAAAGCAATTGGTCTTGGAGATGATGGCTTACTGTCTGCTGCCGAATCTTTGTTTCCAGAAGCTCTTCTTCCTGGTTGGCGATGGGGGCAATGGCAAATCCGTGCTGCTGAAAGTCATTCAACGGCTCGTCGGTAAAGAAAACTGTTCTGCATTGAACGTTGAAAGATTCGGTGGGCGGTTCGATCTGGCCTCACTTGATGACAAGCTGGTTAACATCACCGCAGATATGAATAGCGAGCTTACAAAAGTCTGCGAAGGTACTCTGAAGATGCTTTGCGATACGTCCCCCATTACGATGGAACGCAAAGGGAAGGATTCATTCTCCTCAGTTAACCGAGCGAGAATCATCTGCGCGACCAATTCGATGCCCAGATTGCAGGATCGCACGGATGGAATCTGGCGTCGTCTGGTGATCATCCCGGCCTTAGCGAAAGTCGATCCCTCGCAGAAGATTGCGGACATCGAGCAGCAATTCAACTACTCCGGGATACTAAATAGCGTTCTCGAAGCCGCAGCTCAACTTATTGCTCGTGGCGATTTCAAACTGCCAGAAATTAGCCTGGGAATGATTGAACAAGAACGACGGGAAGCAAATCCAGCAGCGGATTTCCTGTCGAGCTACACGCAATATGACTCCAAAGAGTTTGTGGTTACCGATGAGCTGCATCGCCGTTACCAGCATTGGTGCGAGATGTGTGGCTATAAGCCGCTAGCGGTTGCCAAATTTGGGACTGAAATTCGCCGTCACTACAACACCTTAATCAAGAGCGGGAGAATCACTCCTGGTAAGTCCAAGGTTGCCTCGTCGGGTAGTCCACTGCTCGAAGGGCAAGCACGTCCTCGCCGTAATGGTTATTACGGCATTGCATATCATGCGGAGACCGTCGAGGCTGCGGAAAACCGCTCTGAAATCGAGCGGCAAAGCATCGAGAAGTTCCGTAGCCAGCAGATCTCGGAGGCGGAAGAGCGGATCAGTGAAGCCGCCTTGGAAAAGGAGCAGCTCAAGCTCGCTCAAAATCGACTCGACAGGCGGCGGGAGCGGGAACGCAAAGCTGACGATGAGAGGAAGATCCTCAAACGTCAGGCGTGGCTCGATAAATCCGGAAAGAAGATCGACGAGAAGCGGGCTGAGGCTGAAGAGGATATCGAGGTGATGCTGCGGGAGATCGACGTCGAAGAGGATATTGATGTGGTGGCTTCGATCACAGATCGCATTCTTCCAAAGTCGGGGGGATGCGAATGAACGGACGTAATAAAAATGACCGCCTGGGTCTGATCGACATTAAGGAAGTCGCACGGCTTTTCGCCGTTAGCGTGTCCACCATTAAGCGTCGTCGAGATCGAGGTGAGATTCCGAAGCCGATCAGGAATAAGGGAACAGCTCGATACAAGAAGGCTGAAATCTTAAAGCTAATCGATGACTTAGAGTCCTGATTCGCGGCTCGAAAGCTTATGTCTCGCACCGCAGCGAGATCCTTTGGGGGAACGTGAACGCACGCGCGTTCCCCCATTTCTTTACATTCGATGAAAGTATTCTCATGGCGTCCGTGTACGTTTTCAAGCCAACCGTCACTCGAAATGGAAAAACCACAAAATCTGGTGTGTGGTGGATGGGTTGGCGTGACCCCGTTTCAAATGAACGTCGGAAGCAGTCGACTGGCGCACGTCTCAAATCCGTCGCTAAGGAAGTTGCTTCCGCGAAGGAAAAACAGTTATGCGTCGACCCTTTCCAGATCAAACGGCAATCAAGTAAGCCGATTAGTTGGCAAGATCTAAAGAAGCAATTCCTGGAGCATGCTGAGGCAACGAAGCGTCCGAAGACTGCTGTGGCGTATCGAATCAATCTGAAGCACTTCACGGACTTCATCGGTAAAAAATTCCTTCACGAGATAACATCCGCCGACCTATTGCAGTTTGCTGCTCATCGGAGGCAGCAGAAGCGATCGCGCCATTCAACTGAA
This genomic stretch from Rhodopirellula halodulae harbors:
- a CDS encoding DNA primase family protein; this translates as MTKEDEKIYPNNIADLFCDVFDVKYRKQQLYVYKDGAYSPVTDEWLFNQMSYITRELGRESLRMVKDAAELVKYRHYLEGGHQPFWLCNPNEMASALLMSNGILDFSPMLAEDPIAPQLLAFNPGLFATARCDYPFQLGIRCSEFDSFLDWFTCGDGQLKQLVLEMMAYCLLPNLCFQKLFFLVGDGGNGKSVLLKVIQRLVGKENCSALNVERFGGRFDLASLDDKLVNITADMNSELTKVCEGTLKMLCDTSPITMERKGKDSFSSVNRARIICATNSMPRLQDRTDGIWRRLVIIPALAKVDPSQKIADIEQQFNYSGILNSVLEAAAQLIARGDFKLPEISLGMIEQERREANPAADFLSSYTQYDSKEFVVTDELHRRYQHWCEMCGYKPLAVAKFGTEIRRHYNTLIKSGRITPGKSKVASSGSPLLEGQARPRRNGYYGIAYHAETVEAAENRSEIERQSIEKFRSQQISEAEERISEAALEKEQLKLAQNRLDRRRERERKADDERKILKRQAWLDKSGKKIDEKRAEAEEDIEVMLREIDVEEDIDVVASITDRILPKSGGCE
- a CDS encoding helix-turn-helix transcriptional regulator, which codes for MNGRNKNDRLGLIDIKEVARLFAVSVSTIKRRRDRGEIPKPIRNKGTARYKKAEILKLIDDLES